One Rhodothermus bifroesti DNA window includes the following coding sequences:
- the ndk gene encoding nucleoside-diphosphate kinase, with protein MEQTLAILKPDCVRRGLIGEVIRRIEAAGFRIRAMKMVHLTKKEAEGFYAVHRGRPFFEELTTFMSSGPCVPMVLEKDNAVADFRALIGATDPAEAAAGTIRREFATSKGQNIVHGSDSVENARMEINYFFPSIVLVDRS; from the coding sequence ATGGAACAGACGTTAGCTATTCTCAAGCCCGACTGCGTCCGTCGTGGGCTCATTGGTGAAGTCATTCGTCGAATCGAAGCAGCCGGATTTCGCATCCGGGCCATGAAAATGGTGCATCTGACCAAAAAAGAAGCCGAAGGTTTTTATGCTGTACATCGAGGGAGGCCGTTTTTTGAAGAGCTCACCACATTCATGTCTAGTGGTCCGTGCGTTCCAATGGTGTTGGAAAAAGACAATGCTGTAGCCGACTTCCGCGCGCTTATTGGAGCTACCGATCCAGCCGAAGCAGCAGCAGGTACAATTCGCCGGGAGTTTGCAACCTCCAAAGGCCAAAACATCGTGCACGGCTCTGATTCCGTCGAAAATGCCCGTATGGAAATCAACTACTTTTTCCCGTCGATCGTGCTGGTGGATCGCAGCTAA
- a CDS encoding DUF1343 domain-containing protein, translated as MRTGAEVLAARQFDVLQGKRVGLIANHTARIDTTHLIDLLVTAPGVELVALFAPEHGLRGTAAAGEEIQDGRDVRTGLPVYSLYGAVHKPTPEMLANIEVLVFDVQDVGVRFYTYISTLGLAMQAAAEAGISFVVLDRPNPLGGENVSGFVLEPEQASFVGLYPIPIIYGLTIGELARLIQGERLLPGLENLKLTVVPLEGWRRSMQWPDTGRPWIPPSPNLPTFDAALAYAGTCFFEAVAGSEGRGTALPFLQIGTPWVDPQALADTLNARSLPGVRFLPATFTPQPRPGAPQPRYQGQRLYGVRLVITDRRSFQPVETGIHLLHAFYHQTPPAQQARFIERPQWLARLAGTERLYTLLQQGASPETIIADWHQAVTAFQEQRRPYLLY; from the coding sequence GTGCGCACCGGTGCCGAGGTGCTGGCAGCACGGCAGTTTGACGTGTTGCAAGGCAAACGCGTTGGCCTTATTGCCAACCATACCGCGCGCATCGACACCACCCATCTCATCGACCTCTTGGTGACTGCGCCAGGCGTTGAACTGGTCGCTCTTTTTGCGCCAGAACATGGCTTGCGCGGTACAGCTGCTGCTGGCGAAGAGATTCAAGATGGAAGAGACGTGCGCACGGGCCTACCGGTCTATAGTCTTTATGGGGCTGTGCACAAGCCCACGCCTGAAATGCTGGCCAACATCGAGGTGCTAGTATTCGACGTACAGGACGTGGGGGTGCGGTTTTATACCTATATCTCTACGCTAGGCTTAGCCATGCAGGCTGCTGCTGAAGCAGGCATTTCGTTTGTCGTGCTGGATCGCCCTAATCCCCTAGGGGGCGAAAACGTCTCTGGTTTTGTGCTTGAGCCTGAGCAGGCCTCATTTGTGGGCCTGTATCCCATCCCGATTATTTACGGCTTAACGATCGGCGAGCTGGCCCGGCTCATTCAAGGCGAACGCTTGCTGCCCGGACTTGAAAACCTCAAACTGACCGTGGTGCCGCTGGAAGGTTGGCGGCGATCTATGCAGTGGCCAGATACAGGAAGGCCCTGGATTCCTCCAAGTCCTAACTTGCCCACCTTTGACGCTGCGCTGGCCTATGCTGGCACGTGCTTTTTTGAGGCGGTTGCGGGAAGCGAGGGCCGCGGTACAGCGCTCCCTTTTTTGCAGATTGGAACGCCGTGGGTCGACCCGCAGGCACTGGCCGATACGCTGAATGCCCGCAGCCTGCCTGGCGTGCGCTTTTTGCCGGCAACTTTTACGCCGCAGCCGCGTCCCGGAGCTCCCCAGCCGCGCTACCAAGGACAAAGGCTCTACGGCGTACGCCTGGTGATCACCGATCGCCGGTCATTCCAGCCCGTAGAAACCGGCATCCATCTGCTGCATGCCTTTTACCACCAAACCCCACCTGCTCAGCAGGCGCGCTTTATCGAGCGTCCTCAGTGGCTGGCGCGCCTAGCAGGTACAGAACGCCTCTACACCCTACTTCAACAAGGCGCTTCGCCAGAAACGATCATTGCTGACTGGCACCAAGCCGTTACCGCTTTTCAGGAGCAACGCCGGCCCTACTTGCTTTATTGA
- a CDS encoding glucose 1-dehydrogenase, translating to MHTPQRPFSADLTGKVALVTGASRGIGRAIAEAYAAAGAHVVLAARKPEGLEAVAQAIRAQGGQALPIAAHVGHPEAVTMLVQKAVEQFGGIDILVNNAATNPHFGPLLEAEPAHWDKTFEVNVKGYVYTTRACYPYMKQRGKGKIINMASIAGQRPLPGMGVYCVTKAAVLMLTEVLAAELAADNIQVNAIVPGFIRTQFSRVLWETPAIHEAIIRQIPQHRMAEPEELVGAALFLASSASDYMTGAALTLDGGLLIGSPALHAL from the coding sequence ATGCACACACCGCAACGCCCGTTTTCGGCCGATTTAACAGGTAAAGTCGCTCTTGTCACTGGCGCCTCGCGTGGCATTGGACGTGCTATTGCCGAAGCTTACGCAGCTGCAGGCGCTCACGTAGTGCTGGCCGCTCGCAAGCCAGAAGGCTTGGAAGCAGTAGCCCAGGCGATTCGCGCCCAAGGCGGCCAAGCTTTACCCATAGCGGCCCATGTCGGCCATCCAGAAGCAGTGACGATGCTCGTCCAAAAGGCCGTCGAGCAGTTTGGCGGTATCGATATCTTGGTGAACAATGCCGCCACCAATCCTCACTTTGGGCCGCTCCTAGAGGCCGAACCCGCGCACTGGGACAAAACGTTTGAGGTGAACGTCAAGGGTTACGTTTACACAACCCGGGCCTGCTATCCCTACATGAAACAACGCGGCAAAGGCAAAATCATTAACATGGCTTCGATTGCCGGCCAGCGTCCTCTGCCTGGCATGGGCGTTTACTGCGTTACCAAAGCAGCTGTGCTGATGCTTACTGAAGTGCTGGCTGCCGAACTGGCCGCGGACAACATCCAAGTCAATGCTATTGTGCCCGGCTTTATACGTACCCAGTTTAGCCGCGTGCTTTGGGAGACGCCAGCGATCCATGAGGCCATCATCCGTCAAATCCCTCAGCACCGCATGGCCGAGCCTGAAGAACTGGTTGGCGCAGCGCTTTTTTTGGCCTCCAGTGCCTCCGACTATATGACGGGAGCAGCACTGACGCTCGACGGCGGCTTGCTTATTGGCTCGCCTGCGCTGCATGCGTTGTAA
- the thrA gene encoding bifunctional aspartate kinase/homoserine dehydrogenase I, which yields MALARPVRVHKFGGTSVANAERIRRVVSLLQAEPSTVRLVVVVSALGGVTDQLLSCIEAAVARTGAHRTMVEGLRQRHQEVLEALVSAAERPALEAQLQAHWQALTELLDGLYLLRECTPRTRDAIISFGERLSTPLVAAAFRSAGMPAVALEATELIRTDDTFGEANVDFEATNRLIRERLAALPEDHIAVVTGFIGATSEGVTTTLGRSGSDYTATILGGALGAELVVIWTDVDGVLSADPRLVPEAFVLPHLSYREAAEMAYFGAKVLHPRTMRPLQALQIPLRIKNTFNPESPGTLITAEAPPPPGHVRAITAIKDVAVLMLEGTGMIGAPGIAARTFAALTEHKINVFLISQASSEQSLCLGVRAADAGIALETLRRTFTYELETGRISRIYEVPACSIVSAVGDRMRHQPGLAGRMFSALGQANVNVLAIAQGAAETNISAVVAQHDAQRAVQALHETFILRTMRAHLFLIGAGVIGSALLDMLARQVDYLRTQEGLELKLAGLATLERMLWQPAGVPWSQARERLRTEGEPMNLDRLIHLLTSERPRRLVVIDATASEEIARRYPELLSAGVAIVTPNKRANTLGYDFYQQLREIVRERRIPYRYETTVGAGLPVISTLQDLLLAGDQVHRIEGVFSGTLAYLFNQMAQGVSFSQALQEARQAGYTEPDPRDDLSGEDVARKLLILARELGMKVERSDVEVAPLVPDALREVSLEAFWQHLGAYDTYWKDQVEAARREGRRLHYIGRIENGRLCVGVQAVGPESPFYNLQGTDNLIAYTTAYYCRTPLVVRGPGAGPQVTAAGIVSDLRRALEQMR from the coding sequence ATGGCTTTGGCACGTCCGGTTCGGGTGCACAAGTTTGGGGGCACCTCGGTTGCGAATGCAGAACGTATTCGCAGGGTTGTTTCCCTCCTGCAGGCTGAGCCTAGTACAGTACGCCTTGTGGTCGTGGTTTCGGCATTGGGTGGGGTAACCGACCAGCTTCTCTCATGTATTGAGGCGGCTGTGGCACGCACGGGCGCTCATCGCACCATGGTAGAAGGGTTACGCCAACGTCACCAAGAAGTGCTAGAAGCCTTGGTGTCTGCGGCCGAACGGCCTGCCTTAGAAGCGCAACTTCAAGCCCATTGGCAAGCACTTACCGAACTGCTCGATGGGTTGTATCTTTTGCGTGAATGCACTCCCCGAACGCGGGATGCGATTATCAGCTTTGGTGAGCGGCTTTCTACACCGCTTGTGGCTGCTGCTTTTCGGTCAGCGGGCATGCCGGCGGTTGCGCTTGAAGCAACAGAACTCATCCGCACCGATGATACGTTTGGAGAAGCGAACGTTGATTTTGAAGCGACCAATCGGCTTATTCGGGAGCGGTTGGCTGCTCTTCCCGAAGACCATATCGCTGTAGTAACCGGCTTCATTGGCGCTACCTCAGAAGGGGTCACCACTACACTGGGTCGATCGGGCAGTGATTATACGGCCACTATTCTGGGGGGCGCTTTAGGAGCAGAGCTTGTGGTGATTTGGACCGACGTAGATGGAGTGCTTTCGGCTGATCCACGTCTGGTACCCGAAGCTTTCGTGCTGCCCCATCTTAGCTATCGCGAGGCTGCCGAGATGGCTTATTTTGGTGCCAAGGTGCTCCATCCCCGTACGATGCGACCGCTGCAGGCATTGCAGATCCCTTTACGCATCAAAAACACGTTCAATCCTGAATCCCCGGGTACATTGATTACGGCTGAGGCCCCACCACCCCCAGGGCACGTGCGTGCAATTACAGCCATAAAGGACGTAGCGGTGTTGATGCTGGAAGGCACAGGCATGATTGGGGCACCTGGGATTGCGGCACGGACATTTGCAGCCCTTACCGAACACAAGATCAACGTGTTTTTGATCTCGCAAGCCTCTAGTGAGCAAAGCCTCTGCTTGGGCGTGCGGGCTGCCGATGCAGGAATTGCTTTAGAAACGCTGCGACGCACGTTTACTTATGAGCTTGAAACAGGTCGCATTAGCCGGATCTACGAGGTGCCAGCTTGCTCGATTGTTTCGGCAGTAGGGGACCGCATGCGCCATCAGCCTGGACTGGCCGGACGTATGTTTTCGGCACTTGGCCAAGCCAATGTGAATGTGTTGGCTATCGCTCAGGGAGCAGCTGAAACAAACATTTCGGCTGTTGTGGCGCAGCACGACGCGCAGCGAGCGGTGCAAGCCCTACACGAAACGTTTATCCTGCGCACGATGCGGGCCCACCTGTTTTTAATTGGGGCTGGCGTGATTGGCAGTGCCCTGCTAGACATGCTGGCCCGGCAGGTGGACTACCTACGCACGCAGGAAGGGCTTGAGCTAAAGCTAGCTGGACTGGCCACGCTTGAACGCATGCTTTGGCAGCCTGCAGGCGTGCCCTGGAGTCAGGCCCGAGAGCGACTGCGCACTGAGGGCGAACCCATGAACCTTGACCGACTGATTCATCTTCTGACCAGCGAACGTCCACGCCGACTTGTGGTGATCGACGCTACGGCCTCGGAAGAAATTGCCCGGCGTTATCCTGAACTCCTCTCGGCCGGGGTGGCTATTGTAACGCCCAACAAGCGCGCCAATACGCTTGGGTACGACTTCTATCAGCAGTTACGCGAAATCGTCCGTGAGCGGCGCATCCCCTACCGCTATGAAACCACGGTTGGTGCTGGCCTACCTGTGATTTCTACACTGCAGGATCTGCTTCTGGCCGGCGACCAGGTGCATCGGATTGAAGGAGTCTTTTCGGGCACGTTGGCCTATCTTTTCAATCAAATGGCCCAAGGAGTATCGTTTTCTCAAGCCCTTCAGGAAGCTCGGCAGGCAGGATATACAGAGCCTGATCCGCGGGACGACCTCTCGGGTGAAGATGTGGCCCGCAAGCTGCTTATTTTGGCGCGCGAGCTGGGCATGAAAGTAGAGCGAAGCGATGTGGAGGTGGCCCCACTGGTGCCCGATGCTTTGCGCGAGGTGTCGCTGGAAGCCTTCTGGCAGCATCTGGGTGCCTACGACACCTATTGGAAAGATCAGGTCGAAGCCGCGCGTCGCGAAGGGCGCCGACTGCACTATATCGGACGCATCGAAAACGGCCGGCTTTGCGTAGGGGTGCAGGCCGTTGGGCCTGAATCTCCATTTTACAACTTGCAGGGTACCGATAACCTGATTGCTTACACAACCGCGTACTATTGTCGCACACCACTCGTGGTCCGCGGCCCTGGCGCTGGACCGCAGGTCACCGCAGCCGGTATTGTGTCGGACCTGCGGCGCGCTTTAGAACAGATGCGTTAA
- the dacB gene encoding D-alanyl-D-alanine carboxypeptidase/D-alanyl-D-alanine endopeptidase, with amino-acid sequence MRSVFALGVALCLVIVMLGLRAPLSVEERLDAVRAQFTADQTFWGIYVQEVASGRVLAAQHAHQGLLPASVQKLLTTAAALDLLGPEFRYQTVLYLNGSIESGVLRGDLILRGSGDPTFGSPSWDGPDPLRQWAQALAKQGITRIQGRIIGDDNVFDNRPYADGWDVDYLTSQFTHGLGFAVSGLSYHDNYVVVRVAATQPGAPPRVRQEPMAYLHLENRAVTAARRYGEALRMERAFGSESLRLYGTVPVGYQGTLELPVANPTRYTLEAFRRYLVAEGIRVEADLVDVDDLPSPPRYDRAQPLLVHTSAPLEEIVQLINRRSHNFYAEQLFRTLSPDGTAEGAARRIQAFLRRQGIDTQGLSIRDGSGLSRKNLVPPVVLGELLRAMHHHPAREAFLTSLPQGGERRSTLEGRLHNVPVRAKTGSLMHVRTLCGYTTTADGRMVAFALMANNYTLPAPRVVHAIDQMVRALHASP; translated from the coding sequence ATGCGGTCTGTTTTTGCTTTGGGCGTAGCGTTGTGCCTTGTCATCGTGATGCTGGGACTGCGCGCGCCGCTTTCTGTAGAGGAACGCTTAGACGCTGTACGCGCGCAGTTTACGGCCGATCAAACGTTTTGGGGCATTTACGTACAAGAGGTAGCCAGTGGTCGCGTACTGGCCGCACAGCATGCCCATCAAGGCTTGCTGCCCGCCTCAGTGCAAAAACTGCTGACAACCGCTGCAGCGCTCGACCTACTGGGACCGGAGTTTCGCTATCAGACGGTGCTCTACCTTAACGGAAGCATTGAAAGCGGAGTGCTGCGCGGCGACCTTATCTTGCGCGGCTCAGGCGATCCCACCTTTGGTAGCCCGTCTTGGGACGGGCCCGATCCCTTACGCCAATGGGCCCAGGCATTGGCCAAACAGGGCATCACCCGTATTCAGGGCCGCATTATCGGCGACGACAATGTGTTTGACAATCGGCCGTATGCCGATGGCTGGGATGTCGATTATCTTACCTCGCAGTTTACGCATGGGCTAGGCTTTGCTGTAAGTGGGCTTTCGTATCACGACAACTATGTCGTCGTGCGTGTCGCAGCCACGCAACCCGGGGCTCCGCCACGCGTGCGGCAGGAGCCTATGGCTTACCTTCACCTCGAAAACCGAGCTGTAACGGCCGCCCGGCGCTATGGCGAAGCACTACGCATGGAACGTGCCTTTGGCTCTGAATCGCTTCGGCTCTATGGAACGGTTCCGGTAGGATATCAAGGAACGTTAGAGTTACCGGTGGCCAACCCGACCCGCTATACCTTGGAAGCCTTTCGGCGGTATCTGGTGGCTGAAGGCATTAGGGTAGAAGCCGATCTGGTAGACGTCGATGATCTGCCGTCACCCCCTCGGTACGATCGCGCTCAACCGCTCCTAGTGCATACTTCAGCACCCCTAGAGGAAATCGTACAATTGATCAACCGCCGCAGTCATAACTTTTATGCCGAACAGCTCTTCCGCACCTTAAGTCCTGATGGTACTGCCGAAGGTGCTGCGCGCCGCATCCAGGCATTTTTGCGGCGTCAGGGCATCGATACGCAGGGCCTCAGCATTCGAGATGGGTCCGGCCTTTCTCGAAAGAACCTCGTCCCTCCTGTGGTCTTAGGAGAGTTGCTTCGTGCAATGCACCATCACCCGGCCCGGGAAGCGTTTTTGACCTCCCTGCCCCAGGGCGGTGAGCGACGATCCACCCTAGAAGGTCGGCTGCATAACGTGCCTGTGCGCGCCAAAACAGGTTCGCTGATGCATGTGCGCACGCTGTGTGGCTACACAACAACCGCCGATGGGCGTATGGTGGCCTTTGCCCTAATGGCCAATAACTACACGCTGCCTGCGCCTCGTGTGGTGCATGCTATTGATCAGATGGTGCGTGCGTTGCATGCCAGTCCTTAA
- a CDS encoding DUF3098 domain-containing protein, with translation MARSRRHMQVASRPTPAPSGRPMVFARRNYVLLLVGIALVVIGFAIMAIEHELDGFWSRTVAPIVIVGGYLEVVYAILWRPRAAADQ, from the coding sequence ATGGCACGTTCTCGGCGTCACATGCAAGTTGCGAGCCGACCGACGCCAGCCCCATCGGGGCGCCCGATGGTTTTTGCGCGGCGTAACTATGTCCTACTGCTTGTAGGCATTGCGCTGGTTGTCATCGGGTTTGCCATTATGGCGATCGAACACGAGCTGGACGGCTTTTGGTCGCGTACAGTAGCGCCTATAGTCATCGTAGGAGGCTATTTGGAAGTGGTTTATGCTATTCTCTGGCGGCCACGGGCAGCTGCAGATCAATAA
- a CDS encoding GntR family transcriptional regulator encodes MLRPGRPRHEQLSDWLREQIEKGRYKPDDRLPSEHELSERFGVSRITVRRALQTLEHEGLIYRRQGLGSFVQNPKIHQGLVRLTDFAEDMARAGLQARSEILHFAPEPASAEIAAQLEIPVGQLVVRLDRRRLGNEEPIAFDRTWMSPFYAQFLEGRKLEQETIYGILESLDIPVVRGRYRIEAVNADAEVARYLEVMPATALLRIDRVSYTVGGKVVYYQQRFYRSDRVAYELVLERDSRRRIPTTEGMPLREFEPVFRKGQTARADPSAASNSRH; translated from the coding sequence ATGTTGCGACCGGGTCGGCCTCGGCATGAGCAGCTCAGCGATTGGCTGCGCGAGCAGATCGAAAAGGGGCGCTATAAGCCTGACGATCGCCTGCCCTCGGAGCATGAGCTAAGCGAACGCTTCGGCGTAAGCCGCATCACAGTACGCCGCGCGCTTCAGACCTTGGAGCACGAAGGCCTCATCTATCGTCGCCAAGGGTTAGGCTCGTTCGTGCAGAATCCCAAAATTCACCAAGGGTTGGTGCGTCTGACTGACTTTGCCGAAGACATGGCGCGGGCAGGACTGCAAGCACGCTCAGAAATTCTGCATTTTGCTCCTGAACCGGCTTCGGCCGAAATTGCCGCCCAGCTGGAAATCCCTGTAGGACAGCTTGTTGTGCGCCTGGACCGGAGGCGGCTGGGCAACGAAGAGCCCATCGCCTTTGACCGCACGTGGATGTCACCTTTTTATGCCCAGTTTCTTGAAGGGCGTAAGCTGGAGCAGGAGACGATTTACGGAATTTTGGAGTCGCTGGATATTCCTGTGGTGCGTGGTCGCTATCGGATCGAGGCAGTAAATGCGGATGCGGAAGTGGCCCGCTATCTTGAGGTCATGCCTGCCACGGCTCTGCTGCGTATCGACCGGGTTTCGTACACTGTAGGGGGGAAGGTGGTCTATTATCAGCAGCGGTTTTACCGCAGCGACCGGGTAGCCTACGAACTGGTGCTTGAGCGCGACAGCCGGCGTCGCATTCCAACAACCGAAGGAATGCCGCTACGGGAGTTTGAGCCGGTGTTTCGCAAAGGACAAACTGCACGCGCCGACCCATCGGCTGCCTCCAATAGCCGGCATTGA
- the mreD gene encoding rod shape-determining protein MreD, protein MVTLSPPTTLLTRLLRLSFIGIGVVLLQWLLLNRMRLWGAYPDGVLLFVAYLGLYYGRRAGLAGGFFSGLLLDALLDSWGLHTFVKSFIGFLVGVFAIEERENLRPTLSQAFLGGFVLALVHNGLLVALLALAAETRTSFMITALWLGSAVYTAFLSMLVILWRTP, encoded by the coding sequence ATGGTCACGCTTTCGCCTCCCACGACGCTGCTGACACGCCTACTGCGGCTGAGCTTTATCGGCATAGGGGTTGTCCTTCTGCAATGGCTGCTGCTTAACCGCATGCGGCTCTGGGGAGCCTATCCGGATGGGGTATTGCTTTTTGTAGCCTATCTAGGCTTGTACTATGGAAGGCGTGCGGGATTAGCCGGAGGTTTTTTCAGTGGTTTACTGCTCGATGCGCTGCTCGACAGCTGGGGTCTGCACACATTCGTCAAAAGCTTTATAGGCTTTTTGGTTGGCGTTTTTGCAATCGAAGAACGCGAAAACCTGCGTCCTACCCTCAGTCAAGCGTTTCTTGGAGGGTTCGTACTGGCCTTAGTACACAACGGCCTATTGGTTGCCCTTCTGGCCCTGGCAGCTGAAACGCGCACGTCGTTTATGATCACAGCCCTTTGGCTGGGCAGTGCTGTCTACACGGCCTTCCTTAGCATGCTAGTGATCCTCTGGCGCACCCCTTAA
- the moaA gene encoding GTP 3',8-cyclase MoaA, with product MLVPLPVLSGAPERTVDPAQVPEDFGLTYDPARAATEVLTDGFGRRHTYLRISLIEHCNLRCRYCMPEEGLTWTPPEHLLTDEEIIRLARLFVAQGVTKIRLTGGEPLLRKGIEHIVAKLARLPGLKTIAMTTNGLLLAKKLDRLKAAGLTQLNISLDTLRPDRFEILTRRKGLAQVLEAIDLALAHGYRPLKVNCVVLRGFNDDELLDFAAWTKDRPVEVRFIEFMPFDGNGWSAGQLVSAAEMRARIEAHYSLKPLRVDPNGTARLFQIPGHQGWLGFIASMTEPFCEGCNRLRITADGSLKVCLFGQAEVSLRDALRQGATDAELLALISAAIGRKHARHAGMHHLAQRKNRPMITIGG from the coding sequence ATGTTGGTGCCACTGCCTGTACTTTCTGGCGCACCTGAGCGCACCGTTGATCCGGCCCAAGTGCCGGAGGACTTTGGCTTGACGTATGATCCAGCGCGGGCAGCAACCGAGGTGCTTACCGATGGTTTCGGACGGCGCCACACCTATCTGCGCATCTCGCTCATTGAGCATTGCAACCTGCGCTGCCGCTATTGCATGCCAGAGGAAGGACTGACGTGGACGCCACCCGAGCACCTGCTTACAGACGAAGAAATCATTCGCCTAGCCCGGTTGTTTGTGGCACAGGGAGTGACCAAAATTCGGCTGACAGGTGGGGAGCCTCTGCTGCGTAAGGGTATTGAGCACATTGTGGCCAAACTAGCCCGCTTGCCTGGCCTAAAAACCATTGCCATGACCACTAACGGGCTGCTTCTTGCAAAAAAGCTCGATCGCCTCAAAGCGGCTGGTCTCACGCAACTGAATATCAGCCTGGATACCCTACGGCCTGATCGCTTTGAGATCCTAACGCGCCGCAAGGGATTGGCCCAGGTGCTTGAGGCGATTGATTTGGCGCTTGCCCATGGCTACCGTCCTCTCAAGGTGAATTGTGTGGTCCTGCGCGGGTTTAACGACGACGAGTTGCTCGATTTTGCAGCCTGGACGAAAGACCGGCCTGTTGAGGTGCGGTTTATTGAGTTTATGCCTTTTGATGGCAACGGTTGGAGCGCTGGACAACTGGTTTCGGCGGCTGAAATGCGCGCCCGAATCGAAGCCCACTATTCGCTTAAGCCTTTGCGGGTTGATCCGAATGGCACAGCGCGGCTGTTTCAGATCCCCGGCCATCAAGGATGGCTAGGGTTCATCGCGTCGATGACTGAGCCGTTTTGCGAAGGCTGTAATCGGCTCCGCATCACGGCCGATGGCAGTTTAAAGGTCTGTCTCTTTGGGCAGGCTGAGGTGAGCTTGCGGGATGCCTTGCGCCAAGGTGCAACCGATGCGGAACTCTTAGCCTTAATTAGTGCAGCTATCGGGCGTAAGCATGCCCGTCATGCCGGAATGCACCACCTCGCACAGAGGAAAAATCGACCAATGATCACCATTGGCGGTTGA
- a CDS encoding T9SS type A sorting domain-containing protein — MHRRLFWLSFWLWAASATAQSFYVERSDPASGTAAVAREAVVRFVFNDAVSQQTDFNTAFLFIPQRAVRVRRVDLIPETPSRTNCPSVGTGQVCPNQVLYTITHEPEVDYTWLVFAVRNARGRAMTRPYVLRYTTATAMGTLHLSGMVEVVGAKRMGLSEAEARTLRLLLDQAIATGLGRPVFEREALVPQAESDFTVVFLLRHFSQTIAAWDVAAATVLVGHTGAYKVDYLRPGTYWPVAVRYRSLAQLEIEALGYYDADGDGMPDPITLQDAVSDVRLHVYPFRLATAREQLPLAREAAAAVASDAYLIGLMATNSPQRSGKAYSWIYTFFSPAQAKRLQVRVDPLGIVVSEYREEALAYLPPVPEPFIDSDRALDHLLARGMQVLADSIQKDPTFGLIFDPNTPTRNLVVHLVGGGYYTNRVPSSDSSYWQVRLTVFTATQTRTYEGLINMTTGKVRVLTNAEGTALVGEAPQLWVYPNPLGSHATFRVYLPQAGFVRLKVYDVLGREVACLYEEAWLLPGVYESVWHAPGLANGLYLAVLQYGPIRKTYRMIKR, encoded by the coding sequence ATGCACCGAAGGCTATTTTGGCTGAGCTTTTGGCTTTGGGCAGCGTCGGCAACAGCGCAGTCGTTTTATGTAGAGCGCTCTGACCCAGCATCTGGCACGGCTGCGGTAGCACGGGAAGCTGTAGTGCGGTTCGTTTTTAACGATGCTGTTTCGCAGCAGACCGACTTTAATACAGCGTTTCTGTTTATTCCGCAGCGGGCTGTGCGCGTGCGCCGCGTGGACCTTATTCCAGAGACGCCAAGTCGTACCAATTGCCCCTCGGTAGGTACAGGACAGGTTTGCCCCAATCAAGTCCTGTACACGATTACGCACGAGCCTGAGGTGGACTATACATGGCTTGTTTTTGCGGTGCGCAATGCCCGCGGCCGTGCTATGACGAGGCCCTATGTGCTGCGCTATACCACGGCCACCGCGATGGGCACGTTACACCTTTCTGGTATGGTGGAAGTGGTGGGCGCTAAGCGTATGGGGTTGTCTGAGGCGGAGGCGCGCACGCTTCGCTTGCTTTTGGATCAAGCAATCGCGACGGGTCTGGGCCGTCCGGTGTTTGAACGCGAAGCCCTTGTCCCACAGGCGGAAAGTGACTTCACGGTTGTGTTTTTATTACGCCACTTCTCGCAGACCATTGCGGCTTGGGATGTAGCGGCAGCTACCGTACTTGTTGGACACACAGGAGCTTATAAGGTTGATTACCTGCGGCCGGGTACCTACTGGCCTGTAGCAGTGCGCTATCGCAGTTTGGCCCAGCTTGAAATCGAGGCCTTAGGTTACTACGACGCCGATGGCGATGGCATGCCCGACCCCATAACCCTGCAAGATGCAGTTTCTGACGTTAGGCTGCATGTGTATCCCTTTAGGCTGGCTACAGCCCGTGAGCAACTTCCGCTGGCGCGCGAGGCAGCCGCAGCTGTAGCCAGCGATGCGTATCTCATCGGCTTAATGGCTACCAACAGCCCTCAGCGATCTGGGAAGGCGTATAGCTGGATTTACACGTTCTTTTCACCTGCTCAGGCAAAGCGCCTGCAAGTTCGGGTTGATCCCTTAGGGATCGTTGTGTCTGAGTATCGTGAAGAAGCGCTTGCGTACCTGCCACCGGTGCCTGAACCGTTTATTGATAGTGATAGGGCACTGGACCACCTTCTTGCGAGGGGGATGCAGGTGCTGGCTGACTCCATTCAAAAGGACCCTACCTTCGGATTGATCTTTGATCCCAACACGCCGACACGCAACCTGGTTGTGCATCTTGTGGGCGGTGGTTATTACACTAATCGCGTGCCTTCGTCGGATTCCAGTTACTGGCAGGTTCGGCTGACCGTTTTTACCGCGACCCAGACGCGCACCTACGAAGGACTAATTAACATGACGACAGGAAAGGTACGGGTGCTTACCAATGCGGAAGGTACTGCATTGGTTGGTGAAGCGCCGCAGCTATGGGTTTATCCCAATCCTTTGGGGTCGCATGCTACCTTTCGGGTGTATTTGCCTCAGGCGGGCTTTGTGCGGCTTAAGGTGTACGATGTGCTGGGGCGTGAGGTAGCATGCCTCTACGAAGAGGCCTGGCTTTTGCCGGGTGTTTATGAAAGCGTGTGGCATGCACCTGGCTTAGCCAACGGTCTGTACTTGGCCGTACTTCAATATGGCCCTATCCGGAAGACATACCGGATGATTAAAAGATAA